One region of Candidatus Nanopelagicales bacterium genomic DNA includes:
- a CDS encoding ATP-grasp domain-containing protein, with translation MSREKPAVLFVDGHTWEAFSALAGVLRMRGFAVRHVTARPGGARLRAQQQLDVPLYGRPRRLVVPGSRPGQAATIPDADLPALVGTDVVDVQAHDDLARAVASAPNPVAALGRRVGSQIDPAVLYDKWVMAETVARFGIPTPRVWDRPTARSFPVVVKARTGFAGTAVRVAEDADQLARAWDDLTSLSGDTPFVQAFHGTGLVKSGGVAREGDLIVSAAYLSHPEPTDPKGPPLLAAVTSHPSIEGLTRRLVEQIGYTGFFNADWVIDDRGNPYLIDLNARAFGSWPALQACGVDFVGAYLHILDMGPRPVPAQVRHGEYHRVLQFPFPCSPSRSALLLRRRQSLEIIEYRRGWLGNRWASVSRAKVELATAQEWARLRMRA, from the coding sequence ATGTCGCGCGAGAAGCCCGCAGTTCTGTTCGTCGACGGACACACGTGGGAAGCGTTCTCCGCTTTGGCAGGAGTCCTGCGTATGCGTGGCTTCGCCGTGCGCCACGTGACCGCCCGCCCGGGCGGGGCCCGCCTGCGCGCACAGCAACAACTCGACGTGCCTCTCTACGGCCGACCGCGCAGACTCGTGGTGCCGGGATCTCGTCCGGGGCAGGCAGCAACGATTCCGGACGCTGATCTTCCCGCGCTAGTGGGGACCGACGTGGTCGATGTTCAAGCGCATGATGATCTGGCGCGAGCGGTGGCCTCGGCGCCGAATCCGGTTGCCGCTCTGGGTCGACGGGTGGGAAGCCAGATCGACCCCGCCGTCTTGTACGACAAGTGGGTGATGGCTGAGACAGTCGCGAGATTCGGCATTCCCACTCCCCGAGTTTGGGACCGGCCGACGGCACGGTCCTTCCCCGTCGTGGTGAAGGCTAGGACCGGATTCGCGGGCACCGCAGTGCGTGTCGCGGAAGACGCTGATCAGCTCGCGCGCGCTTGGGATGACCTGACGTCCTTGTCGGGCGACACGCCTTTCGTCCAGGCGTTCCACGGCACGGGCCTGGTCAAGTCCGGTGGGGTCGCCCGGGAAGGAGACTTGATCGTCTCCGCGGCCTACCTCTCACATCCAGAGCCAACCGATCCCAAAGGGCCGCCGCTTCTGGCGGCTGTGACGTCTCACCCCAGCATCGAGGGTCTAACGCGGCGACTGGTCGAACAGATTGGCTACACAGGCTTCTTCAATGCCGATTGGGTGATCGACGACCGCGGCAACCCCTACTTGATCGATCTGAACGCCCGCGCGTTCGGGTCCTGGCCCGCTTTGCAGGCCTGTGGCGTGGACTTCGTCGGCGCGTACCTCCACATCCTGGACATGGGGCCGCGCCCGGTGCCCGCCCAGGTGCGCCATGGCGAGTACCACCGAGTGCTGCAATTCCCTTTTCCCTGTTCGCCGTCCAGGTCAGCGCTGTTGCTGCGCCGACGGCAGTCGCTCGAGATCATCGAGTACAGACGCGGGTGGCTCGGCAACCGCTGGGCGTCGGTTTCACGAGCGAAAGTGGAGTTGGCGACAGCGCAGGAGTGGGCGCGGCTCAGGATGAGGGCGTAG